Proteins from a genomic interval of Trichoderma breve strain T069 chromosome 2, whole genome shotgun sequence:
- a CDS encoding cytochrome c/c1 heme lyase domain-containing protein: MGWFWAEPAPPAGIPQGHPAVPLNKEPPPGCPMHQKAADAFNPHKAIPAEKPSSSSGCPEEPKSILSQLNPLNYMFPDLSQKPAPSQSMALPTEREESTIPKGSGDGTWEYPSPQQMYNALLRKGYTDTDITAVESMVNVHNFLNEGAWQEIIGWEERFARGLYRGWQVCKRGEAHSAEELDRHWDGVDVSPTLIRFQGRPKDLTPKATMLQVLGWIYPSKFGTELPFDRHDWFVSRNVNGEKKEIRYVIDYYSGEPEPTGEPVFYLDVRPAATPLGSAERIIRWSTDVWWKAIGGDQREQNPQPFFRYNAVKPWS, translated from the exons ATGGGCTGGTTCTGGGCCGAGCCTGCCCCTCCGGCCGGCATTCCTCAAGGGCACCCGGCCGTGCCATTGAATAAGGAGCCTCCG CCCGGATGTCCCATGCACCAAAAAGCTGCTGATGCCTTCAACCCGCACAAAGCCATTCCCGCCGAGAagccgtcctcgtcgtccgGCTGCCCA GAAGAGCCCAAGTCGATCCTCTCCCAACTCAACCCCCTGAACTACATGTTCCCCGATTTGTCACAGAAGCCTGCGCCCTCGCAGTCGATGGCACTGCCGACAGAGCGTGAGGAATCCACCATCCCCAAGGGATCCGGCGACGGCACGTGGGAATATCCTTCTCCCCAGCAAATGTACAACGCCTTGTTGCGCAAGGGCTACACCGATACCGACATCACAGCCGTGGAATCCATGGTCAATGTCCACAACTTCTTGAACGAAGGCGCATGGCAGGAGATTATCGGCTGGGAGGAGCGCTTCGCGCGTGGCTTATACAGAGGATGGCAGGTCTGTAAGCGAGGAGAGGCGCACTCGGCAGAGGAGCTGGATCGCCACTGGGATGGAGTGGATGTCAGCCCAACCCTCATCCGCTTCCAAGGACGACCTAAGGACCTCACTCCCAAGGCCACGATGCTACAGGTCCTAGGCTGGATCTACCCTTCCAAGTTTGG AACTGAACTTCCATTCGATCGCCATGACTGGTTCGTCTCCCGAAATGTCAACGGCGAAAAGAAGGAGATCCGATACGTCATCGACTACTACTCTGGAGAGCCGGAGCCTACTGGTGAGCCCGTCTTCTACCTGGATGTCCGTCCTGCAGCCACGCCTCTAGGAAGCGCCGAGCGCATCATCCGATGGAGCACAGATGTGTGGTGGAAGGCTATTGGCGGTGACCAGCGAGAGCAGAACCCGCAGCCGTTTTTTCGCTATAACGCCGTTAAGCCTTGGAGCTAA
- a CDS encoding NUBPL iron-transfer p-loop NTPase domain-containing protein produces MRSSPSLLFRAVRALQHENPLGLPRSGTPPSWPKRPQKRKIAGVDKVIAVSSAKGGVGKSTVAANLSLAFARLGYRAGILDTDIFGPSIPTLFDLSGEPRLSNNNQLVPLTNYGVKTMSMGYLVGESAPVVWRGPMVMKAIQQLLHEVDWGGLDILVLDLPPGTGDTQLTITQQIILDGSVIITTPHTLATKDAVKGINMFKTVGVNILGVVQNMSLFNCPHCHQDTHVFGSNKKVEKLCQEHGIDFLRDIPLHPNIGDDGERGKPTVVSEPSSERASAFLDIARAICPKIDLKEVGSHNH; encoded by the exons ATGCGCTCCTCGCCCTCACTTCTCTTTCGAGCTGTAAGAGCTCTTCAACATGAAAATCCTTTG GGTCTTCCTCGATCAGGCACTccgccaagctggccaaaaCGGCCGCAGAAGCGGAAGATTGCTGGAGTAGACAAGGTCATTGCGGTATCTTCCGCCAAAGGTGGTGTTGGCAAAAGCACCGTCGCCG CAAACCTATCACTGGCCTTTGCTAGACTAGGGTACCGCGCCGGAATACTAGATACAGATATTTTCGGCCCATCCATTCCTACTTTGTTCGATCTATCAGGGGAGCCCAGGCTATCCAACA ACAATCAACTAGTACCCTTGACAAATTATGGCGTCAAGACAATGTCGATGGGCTATCTAGTGGGAGAGAGTGCCCCCGTCGTGTGGAGAGGGCCAATGGTTATGAAGGCAattcagcagcttcttcacgAAGTAGACTGGGGTGGCTTGGATATCCTTGTTTTGGATCTGCCTCCCGGCACAGGAGATACGCAGTTGACTATTACTCAGCAAATCATCTTGGATG GatccgtcatcatcactacaCCACATACTTTGGCAACAAAGGACGCAGTCAAGGGCATAAACATGTTTAAAACAGTTGGCGTCAATATCCTCGGCGTGGTCCAAAACATGTCTCTGTTTAATTGCCCACACTGCCATCAGGATACTCATGTTTTTGGATCGAACAAGAAGGTTGAGAAGCTGTGTCAAGAGCATGGGATTGACTTTCTAAGAGACattcctcttcatcccaacATTGGCGATGACGGGGAAAGGGGGAAGCCGACAGTCGTCTCTGAACCATCCAGCGAACGAGCATCAGCCTTCCTAGATATAGCTAGAGCTATTTGCCCCAAGATTGACCTGAAGGAGGTTGGGAGCCATAATCACTAA
- a CDS encoding apoptosis antagonizing transcription factor domain-containing protein: protein MAKAKGRAKDFQDPDEELAKDYDPEANGNSDNDNGSGLSEDERAGTEHYVTVGRGKLREKEGISLGRQYRGSRVSRQALEEEDDDEDEEEDDDDDDDDEEAEFDDPEAADLVADTAEASDSEISSDNALAESDDERLNAFVFRGSSKPKQPKSKRASAADFMSASEEEDDEDEDEDMDDGLDALLNGNGTSDEDDEEEEEDEEEEEDDDDENEDEEDDEEDEDEDEDEDEDEEEEELAKRSAKPSPATPSSNQTEVQKGMAIQQQRKIYDGLLNMRIRLQKAIVAANTFPTLDSDSSSETEAYEAAEEAAIKLLNTISDLRENLAPPTATGSKRKRIEIDLSNEQIWKRIQEDDQRATRFREDRLDKWSRKPKTLISALQDQLANPDERLVKRTRVPRSCAPVQASKKITESEDIYDDADFYQLLLKELVDQRTVESAAEQSSAVASVMLTANKEAKSRKVVDRKASKGRKMRFTVHEKLQNFMASEDRRTWEQEAIDRFFGTLFGQKMELNEEESEDEEMEALYKEDTGLRLFK from the exons ATGGCCAAAGCAAAAGGACGCGCAAAGGATTTCCAAGACCCGGACGAGGAATTGGCCAAAG ATTACGATCCTGAAGCCAATGGAAACAGCGACAATGACAACGGAAGTGGCTTGAGCGAAGATGAGCGCGCTGGCACTGAGCACTACGTGACAGTCGGCCGTGGTAAGCTTCGAGAGAAGGAAGGAATTTCTCTAGGCCGTCAATACCGAGGATCCCGAGTTTCGCGCCAGGCTTtagaagaggaggacgatgacgaagatgaggaggaagacgacgacgatgatgatgatgatgaagaggccgaatTTGATGATCCGGAGGCGGCCGACTTAGTTGCTGATACCGCAGAAGCCAGCGACTCCGAAATCAGTAGCGACAATGCTCTGGCGGAATCTGATGATGAACGATTGAACGCATTCGTATTCCGGGGCAGCTCAAAGCCTAAGCAGCCCAAGAGCAAGCGAGCCTCTGCGGCGGACTTTATGTCTgcttctgaagaagaagatgatgaggacgaggatgaagacatggatgatggccttgatgcctTGTTGAATGGCAATGGAACTtccgatgaagacgacgaggaggaggaggaggatgaagaagaggaagaggatgatgatgatgaaaatgaggatgaggaagacgatgaagaagatgaagatgaagatgaggacgaggacgaggatgaagaagaagaagaattagCCAAGCGAAGCGCCAAACCTTCTCCGGCAACTCCTTCATCAAACCAGACCGAAGTCCAGAAAGGAATGGCTATTCAGCAGCAGAGGAAAATCTACGACGGGCTACTCAACATGCGTATCCGACTCCAAAAGGCAATCGTCGCGGCGAATACGTTCCCCACCCTAGATTCTGATTCGAGCTCAGAGACGGAGGCTTACGAAGCTGCTGAGGAAGCTGCTATCAAATTGCTAAACACTATCAGCGACCTTCGAGAAAACTTGGCCCCTCCCACAGCCACTGGCAGCAAACGCAAGCGAATTGAGATTGATCTCTCTAACGAGCAAATCTGGAAGCGGATTCAGGAGGACGATCAGAGAGCCACCAGATTCCGAGAGGACAGACTGGATAAATGGTCTCGCAAG CCCAAGACTCTCATCAGTGCCCTGCAAGACCAACTCGCCAATCCCGATGAGCGGCTTGTCAAACGCACTCGAGTCCCTCGATCTTGTGCACCAGTTCAGGCCTCCAAGAAGATCACCGAGAGCGAGGACATTTatgacgatgccgacttttaccagctgcttctgaagGAACTTGTGGATCAACGCACAGTAGAGTCCGCTGCAGAGCAGTCCAGCGCGGTGGCCTCGGTGATGCTTACCGCcaacaaagaggccaagTCCCGAAAAGTGGTGGACCGAAAGGCCAGCAAAGGACGAAAGATGCGATTCACAGTGCACGAGAAGCTACAGAACTTTATGGCGTCTGAAGACAGGAGAACTTGGGAACAGGAGGCCATTGATCGCTTCTTTGGAACTCTGTTTGgccagaagatggagcttaatgaggaggagagcgaggacgaggagatggaggctctgTATAAAGAGGACACCGGATTACGGCTGTTCAAATAA
- a CDS encoding fumarylacetoacetate (FAA) hydrolase family domain-containing protein — MASQTSWVPLDKNGDFSIHNLPFGIFSEGGSQPRAASRIGDFVIDLKALAGDEQAKQQLSSLRDLEGVFGQTSLNAFAERGRAVHRAVRGDLQRILSQSTDVPAILKDNESLKQKVLIPVEKVKMHLPMQIGDYTDFYAGYHHAYKVGVLFRGPDNALQPNYTHLPVGYHGRSSSIVVSGTPIRRPRGQILPNPAANPKEPTTVPCRRLDFELELGCFICKPNEMGESIDINKAEEYIFGFVLLNDWSARDIQAWEYVPLGPFNGKNFGSTISPWVVVADALEPFRAQPLPNDTPVQDYLKESQKESVFDIQLEVGLTTADGDHVDLSKTSGRNLLWSFPQMITHHTVGGCPLRAGDLLGSGTISGTEPRERGSLLEMTEGGKVDVQLEKGGVRRFIQDGDSLNMRGYCEKNGVRIGFGDCEGTILPAHGA, encoded by the exons ATGGCTTCACAAACTTCTTGGGTCCCGCTGGACAAAAACGGCGACTTTTCAATCCACAACTTGCCCTTTGGCATCTTTTCTGAGGGCGGCTCGCAGCCCCGCGCCGCCTCACGAATTGGCGATTTCGTCATTGACCTCAAGGCACTCGCCGGCGATGAGCAGGCGAAGCAACAGCTGAGCTCGCTCCGTGACCTGGAGGGAGTTTTCGGACAGACATCTCTAAACGCCTTTGCTGAGCGTGGACGCGCAGTTCATCGTGCTGTGAGAGGCGATCTCCAGCGCATTCTAAGTCAATCCACAGATGTGCCGGCGATTCTCAAGGACAATGAGTCGCTCAAGCAAAAGGTCCTGATCCCGGTCGAGAAAGTCAAGATGCACTTGCCGATGCAGATTGGAGACTACACTGACTTCTACGCCGGCTACCATCACGCCTACAAAGTTGGTGTCCTGTTCAGAGGCCCGGACAATGCCCTGCAGCCAAACTACACACACCTACCTGTGGGATACCACGGCCGCTCATCCAGCATCGTCGTGTCTGGAACTCCCATCCGCAGACCCCGTGGCCAGATCCTGCCCAACCCAGCGGCAAACCCCAAAGAGCCGACAACAGTTCCCTGCCGTCGATTGGATTTTGAGCTGGAACTTGGTTGCTTCATCTGCAAGCCCAATGAGATGGGCGAGTCAAtcgacatcaacaaggccgaggagTACATTTTCGGCTTCGTCCTGCTCAATGATTGGAGCGCTCGCGACATCCAGGCGTGGGAATATGTGCCCCTCGGACCGTTCAACGGAAAGAACTTTGGCTCAACTATCAGCCCTTGGGTTGTTGTCGCGGATGCGCTGGAGCCCTTCCGAGCTCAGCCGCTGCCGAATGATACCCCTGTTCAGGATTATCTCAAGGAGTCACAGAAGGAGAGCGTGTTTGACATTCAGCTTGAAGTCGGCCTTACAA CTGCGGATGGCGACCATGTCGACCTGTCCAAGACAAGCGGCCGAAATCTGCTCTGGTCCTTCCCGCAGATGATAACTCACCATACCGTTGGCGGATGTCCTCTCAGGGCCGGAGATTTGTTGGGCTCGGGAACCATTAGCGGCACAGAGCCTCGGGAACGTGGCAGCTTGCTCGAAATGACCGAGGGTGGCAAGGTCGATGTTCAGCTTGAAAAGGGCGGGGTACGTCGCTTCATCCAAGATGGTGACAGCCTGAACATGCGAGGATACTGCGAGAAGAACGGAGTGCGGATCGGGTTTGGCGATTGTGAGGGCACGATTCTGCCTGCTCACGGGGCGTAA
- a CDS encoding fungal specific transcription factor domain-containing protein: MEQIETQASDLRYLTAPVAALSDSASVSYETPQPRTHMSPGSAMYGDNSALHDDASPGDGNANKRKSVDEAGTAKQTRSKRNRYISIACNECKRRKIKCNGETPCQRCGNLNLACLYAPNCCSNNFKDSEEYKKIAAQLSRLQEEVSWLNQSMRNMQSESRFAPPSSDRIVPATNSVIAPSPSQSSASGHRLDYPGRQTPFQGPTSMAFTLDVAKETISNMGWKTTEEADDNEPPPSNHISSSVSVQIPQLPDPLLEFDKDEMVRLCRVHEDEIGIMYPVLNIQTVIAHVKNIALYLKSQRPTEPLNDLQTLQLKAIMCCALVVEGHGHCEKAVRLYESMENTINRKLMSDGLEVSDLPLLALVAGYRFLSNEEVLAWRVMGQVVRLCVELGIHQKRGLMMIQNETERKNALNSFWSAYVLDRRWAFGTGLPYAIQDDEIDPTLPMPDEYPYLVAMITYSRIGAKVWRQVSHFGPVLARELGQEEIERLDQEILRWYESVPEEIRVRNWDKETQMTSTPSYNLQRLRIWTYLRFNQIRTWLYTPVLHSATSIMQHPLQAQRVVDLAKDTIQYLHHLNSTTNLYRRTQVFYHQFLAAAISVVFLASVHAPVRFSAVCREEFYMALDLVKDLSVKSWVSQRLWRTIKSLKDVAPRFGLNPDEDPHSSAALGMIGLARGHMDTMPSSQPIFQHPPMPPRQNTEPMVNNNNGQKIQSEMSRIFEGYVGLNGVQFGSNGEEQHIPPHAALSSPESQNAIFASADGTVFPHMREMF; the protein is encoded by the exons ATGGAGCAGATTGAGACGCAGGCATCGGACCTGCGCTACCTGACGGCGCCAGTCGCCGCTTTGAGCGACTCGGCCAGTGTCTCGTACGAGACGCCGCAGCCACGGACACACATGAGCCCAGGTTCCGCCATGTACGGAGACAATTCCGCGCTGCACGACGACGCTTCGCCTGGCGATGGCAATGCGAACAAGAGGAAGTCGGTTGACGAGGCGGGGACGGCGAAACAGACACGGAGTAAGAGGAATCGG TACATTTCCATTGCCTG TAACGAATGCAAGAGGCGCAAGATCAAATGCAACGGAGAAACGCCCTGCCAGCGATGTGGCAATCTCAACCTGGCGTGTCTCTATGCGCCCAACTGCTGTTCTAACAACTTCAAAGACTCGGAAGAATACAAAAAGATTGCGGCGCAGCTGAGTCgccttcaagaagaagtcagCTGGCTCAACCAGAGCATGCGCAACATGCAGAGCGAGTCGCGATTCgcaccgccatcttctgaTCGCATCGTACCTGCTACTAACTCAGTCATCGCACCCTCTCCATCACAGAGCTCGGCATCTGGCCACCGACTAGACTATCCTGGAAGGCAGACGCCATTTCAGGGGCCGACGAGCATGGCCTTTACCCTCGATGTGGCCAAAGAGACAATCAGCAATATGGGGTGGAAGACTACTGAAGAAGCGGATGACAATGAGCCGCCACCAAGCAACCACATTTCCTCTTCAGTTTCAGTCCAGATACCCCAGCTGCCAGACCCGCTCTTGGAGTTTGacaaagatgagatggtgcGCCTCTGCCGAGTGCATGAAGACGAGATTGGCATCATGTATCCTGTTCTCAATATCCAAACCGTGATTGCGCATGTCAAGAACATCGCGCTATATCTTAAGAGCCAACGGCCAACTGAGCCCTTGAATGACCTTCAAACTTTGCAATTAAAAGCCATCATGTGTTGTGCTCTTGTTGTAGAAGGACATGGTCATTGTGAGAAAGCGGTGCGGTTGTATGAGAGCATGGAAAATACCATTAACAGAAAGCTCATGTCGGACGGGCTTGAAGTCTCCGACCTTCCCCTCTTGGCACTTGTTGCCGGATATCGATTCTTGTCTAATGAAGAAGTACTTGCCTGGCGTGTCATGGGACAGGTGGTGCGCTTGTGCGTAGAGCTCGGCATTCATCAAAAGAgagggctgatgatgatacAAAATGAGACTGAGAGGAAGAATGCTCTCAACAGCTTTTGGTCTGCTTACGTTCTTGATCGCCGATGGGCATTTGGTACGGGTCTGCCGTATGCTATCCAAGACGATGAGATTGACCCGACTTTACCCATGCCT GATGAATATCCCTACCTTGTTGCCATGATCACATACTCTCGAATAGGTGCCAAAGTATGGCGTCAAGTGTCTCACTTTGGTCCCGTTCTTGCCCGAGAACTGGGCCAGGAGGAAATTGAACGACTTGACCAAGAGATCCTGCGGTGGTATGAGAGTGTACCAGAAGAGATCAGAGTGCGTAATTGGGACAAGGAAACCCAAATgacatcaacgccatcataTAATCTGCAACGGTTGAGGATATGGACATATCTACGTTTCAATCAA ATAAGAACATGGCTGTATACTCCTGTCCTACATAGTGCTACCAGCATTATGCAACATCCATTACAAGCGCAGCGCGTTGTTGACTTGGCAAAGGACACCATCCAGTATCTCCACCACCTCAATAGCACTACCAACCTCTACCGAAGAACGCAGGTGTTTTACCACCAGTTTCTTGCGGCAGCAATATCCGTCGTCTTCCTTGCCTCAGTACACGCACCCGTACGCTTTAGTGCAGTTTGCAGAGAAGAGTTCTACATGGCACTAGATTTAGTCAAGGACCTGTCCGTCAAGAGCTGGGTATCTCAGCGACTGTGGCGAACCATCAAGTCGCTCAAGGACGTGGCACCTCGCTTTGGTCTGAATCCAGATGAAGACCCTCATTCGAGCGCAGCGCTGGGCATGATTGGCCTTGCAAGAGGCCACATGGATACCATGCCCTCTAGCCAGCCTATATTTCAGCATCCTCCAATGCCTCCTAGGCAGAATACGGAACCCATGGTGAACAACAATAACGGCCAAAAAATACAGAGTGAGATGTCACGCATATTTGAGGGCTACGTGGGTCTCAATGGAGTTCAGTTTGGGAGCaacggagaagagcagcataTACCTCCTCACGCCGCTCTATCTTCTCCAGAGTCGCAGAATGCCATTTTTGCCTCGGCAGATGGGACAGTTTTCCCTCACATGCGTGAGATGTTTTAA